One Spinacia oleracea cultivar Varoflay chromosome 4, BTI_SOV_V1, whole genome shotgun sequence DNA segment encodes these proteins:
- the LOC110789560 gene encoding coatomer subunit alpha-1 yields the protein MLTKFETKSNRVKGLSFHTKRPWILASLHSGVIQLWDYRMGTLIDRFDEHDGPVRGVHFHKSQPLFVSGGDDYKIKVWNYKLHRCLFTLLGHLDYIRTVQFHHENPWIVSASDDQTIRIWNWQSRTCISVLTGHNHYVMCATFHPKEDLVVSASLDQTVRVWDIGALKKKSASPADDLLRLSQMNTDLFGGVDAVVKYVLEGHDRGVNWASFHPTLPLIVSGADDRQVKLWRMNDTKAWEVDTLRGHMNNVSCVMFHAKQDIIVSNSEDKSIRVWDVTKRTGIQTFRREQDRFWILAAHPEMNLLAAGHDSGMIVFKLERERPAFYVSGDAMFYAKDRFLRFYEFSTQRDSQVIPIRRPGTASLNQGPRTLSYSPTENAVLVCSDVDGGSYELYVVPKDSFGRGDMAQEAKRGVGGSAVFIARNKFAVLDKSSNQVLVKNLKNETGKKSVLPIATDAIFYAGTGNLLCRAEDKVVIFDLQQRSVLGELQTPFVKYVVWSNDMESVALLSKHAIVIASKKLVHQCTLHETIRVKSGAWDDNGVFIYTTLNHIKYCLPNGDSGIIKTLDVPIYITKVSGNTIFCLDRDGKNKAIVIDATEYLFKLSLSRQKYDHVMNMIRSSQLVGQAMIAYLQQKGFPEVALHFVKDERTRFNLALESGNIQIAVASAKEIDEKDHWYRLGVEALRQGNAGIVEYAYQRTKNFERLSFLYLMTGNVEKLNKMLKIAEVKNDVMGQFHNALYLGNVEERVKILEDAGHLPLAYITASVHGLHDVAERLATELGDDVPSLPEGKVPCLLTPPAPVMCAGDWPLLRVNKGRFSELDGVNRAEDEEDIEGDEWSNELKINDDGNVEEGEATELLSDGEIADENEEPGWEDLDLPPELDTPKASMSDRSSAIFVAPTPGMPVSQIWTQRSSLAAEHAAAGNFDTAMRLLSRQLGIKNFTPLKPMFLDLHSGSHSYIRAVESAPVISVALERGWTESASPNVRSPPALVYQFSELEEKLHVGYKSTTSGKFSDALGTFLAILHTIPLVVVESRKEVDDVKELINIVKDYVLGLKMETKRRELKDDPKRQQELAAYFTHCNLQSVHLKLALQNAMTVCFKAKNLGTASSFARRLLETNPGAQQSKLARQVVQATEKNMSNAVELDYDFRNPFVICGATYVPIYRGQKDVSCPYCTARFVPSQEGQICNVCELAVIGADASGLLCSPSQVR from the exons ATGTTGACGAAGTTTGAGACAAAGAGTAACAGGGTTAAGGGACTCAGTTTCCATACTAAGAGGCCATGGATCTTGGCGAGTCTTCACAGTGGTGTGATCCAGCTATGGGATTACAGAATGGGTACACTTATTGATCGATTTGATGAGCATGATGGCCCTGTTCGTGGTGTTCATTTCCATAAATCTCAGCCACTGTTTGTGTCAGGAG GTGATGATTACAAGATTAAAGTTTGGAACTATAAACTTCACAGGTGTCTATTTACACTACTGGGGCACCTTGATTACATTCGTACGGTGCAGTTTCACCATGAAAACCCATGGATTGTGAGTGCCAGTGATGACCAGACTATTCGCATATGGAACTGGCAGTCACGGACATGTATCTCTGTCTTGACAGGACACAATCATTATGTTATGTGTGCCACATTTCATCCTAAAGAAGACCTTGTTGTGTCAGCTTCCCTTGACCAGACTGTCCGCGTCTGGGATATCGGGGCACTAAAAAAGAAAAGTGCGTCTCCTGCCGATGATTTGTTGCGGTTAAGTCAGATGAATACTGATCTTTTTGGTGGTGTTGATGCTGTGGTCAAGTATGTCTTGGAAGGTCATGACAGGGGGGTTAACTGGGCTTCATTTCATCCTACTCTTCCCTTGATTGTGTCTGGAGCTGATGACCGCCAAGTGAAATTGTGGCGTATGAATG ATACCAAAGCTTGGGAGGTGGACACATTGAGAGGACACATGAACAATGTCTCCTGTGTTATGTTCCATGCCAAACAGGATATTATTGTTTCAAACTCAGAAGACAAAAGTATTCGTGTCTGGGATGTAACAAAGCGGACCGGCATTCAGACATTTCGTAGGGAGCAAGATAGATTTTGGATTCTTGCAGCTCATCCTGAGATGAATCTCTTAGCTGCTGGTCATGATAGTGGGATGATTGTCTTCAAATTGGAGAGAGAGCGTCCTGCATTTTATGTGAGTGGTGACGCGATGTTTTATGCAAAAGATCGTTTCTTGCGGTTTTACGAATTTTCAACACAACGAGATAGTCAAGTTATCCCTATTCGCCGGCCTGGCACTGCAAGCTTGAATCAGGGTCCTCGGACTCTTTCCTATAGTCCTACAGAGAATGCTGTCCTTGTATGTTCTGATGTTGACGGTGGGTCTTATGAGCTCTATGTTGTACCTAAAGATTCGTTTGGCAGGGGTGATATGGCACAAGAGGCAAAAAGAGGTGTTGGAGGATCTGCTGTTTTCATTGCTCGTAACAAGTTTGCAGTGCTTGACAAGAGCAGCAACCAAGTCCTGGTAAAAAATCTGAAGAATGAGACTGGGAAAAAGAGTGTCCTCCCTATTGCCACTGATGCAATATTCTATGCTGGTACGGGTAACTTGCTCTGTAGGGCAGAGGATAAGGTTGTTATATTTGACCTTCAACAAAGGAGTGTTCTTGGTGAGCTTCAAACCCCTTTTGTGAAGTATGTTGTCTGGTCAAATGACATGGAGAGTGTTGCTTTGTTGAGCAAACACGCTATTGTGATCGCAAGTAAAAAGCTTGTCCACCAGTGCACTCTTCATGAGACAATTCGAGTTAAAAGTGGAGCCTGGGATGATAATGGAGTCTTCATCTATACAACTCTTAATCACATCAAGTATTGTCTTCCTAATGGAGATAGTGGCATTATTAAAACGCTTGATGTCCCAATTTACATCACCAAGGTTTCTGGGAATACAATTTTTTGTTTGGATCGGGATGGAAAGAACAAGGCCATAGTTATCGATGCAACAGAGTATCTTTTCAAGCTATCTCTGTCGAGGCAGAAGTATGACCATGTGATGAACATGATAAGAAGCTCTCAGCTTGTGGGGCAGGCAATGATAGCTTATTTGCAGCAGAAAGGATTTCCTGAAGTTGCCTTGCATTTTGTAAAAGATGAGAGGACCCGTTTCAATTTAGCTCTGGAGAGTGGAAACATTCAAATTGCTGTTGCTTCAGCGAAAGAAATTGACGAGAAAGATCACTGGTATAGACTAGGGGTGGAGGCTCTTCGCCAGGGTAATGCTGGTATTGTAGAATATGCTTACCAGAGGACCAAAAATTTTGAGAGGCTGTCTTTTCTTTATCTAATGACAGGGAACGTagaaaaattgaacaaaatgtTGAAAATTGCTGAGGTAAAGAATGATGTGATGGGTCAGTTTCACAATGCCCTTTATTTGGGCAACGTGGAGGAGCGTGTGAAGATTTTAGAGGATGCTGGGCATTTGCCTCTGGCTTACATCACTGCTTCAGTCCATGGGCTGCATGATGTTGCTGAGAGGCTAGCTACTGAGTTGGGAGATGATGTTCCCTCCTTGCCTGAAGGTAAGGTGCCTTGCCTTTTGACACCTCCAGCACCTGTTATGTGTGCTGGAGATTGGCCCCTATTGAGAGTGAATAAGGGGCGGTTCAGTGAGTTGGACGGTGTGAACAGGgctgaagatgaagaagatatTGAAGGTGATGAGTGGAGTAACGAGTTGAAAATAAATGATGATGGCAATGTAGAAGAAGGGGAGGCTACGGAACTTTTGAGTGACGGGGAAATAGCTGACGAAAATGAGGAACCAGGATGGGAAGACTTGGATCTTCCCCCAGAGCTAGATACTCCAAAAGCTTCTATGAGTGACCGTAGTTCAGCAATATTTGTTGCTCCAACTCCTGGAATGCCAGTCAGTCAAATCTGGACCCAAAGGTCATCTCTTGCTGCTGAGCATGCAGCTGCTGGAAATTTCGATACTGCAATGAGGTTGCTAAGTCGGCAACTTGGAATAAAAAATTTTACTCCTTTGAAACCAATGTTCCTAGATCTTCATTCTGGTAGTCACAGTTATATACGTGCGGTTGAATCTGCTCCTGTTATTTCTGTGGCTTTGGAAAGGGGTTGGACTGAGTCAGCCAGTCCTAATGTGAGAAGCCCACCAGCTTTAGTGTATCAATTCTCCGAATTAGAAGAGAAACTGCATGTTGGTTACAAGTCCACAACCTCTGGTAAATTTTCGGATGCCCTTGGGACCTTCTTAGCTATACTTCATACAATTCCTCTGGTAGTTGTAGAGTCCAGAAAAGAAGTTGATGATGTTAAGGAGCTGATTAACATAGTAAAAGATTATGTGTTGGGTCTCAAGATGGAAACTAAGAGAAGGGAGCTGAAAGACGATCCAAAACGTCAGCAGGAGCTTGCTGCTTATTTCACTCATTGCAATCTTCAATCTGTTCATTTGAAGCTGGCCCTGCAAAATGCTATGACCGTATGCTTCAAGGCAAAGAATCTTGGCACAGCTTCTAGCTTTGCCAGACGGCTACTTGAGACAAACCCCGGTGCCCAACAGTCCAAGCTTGCCCGACAAGTTGTACAGGCTACGGAGAAGAACATGAGTAATGCAGTTGAATTGGACTATGACTTTAGAAATCCTTTTGTAATATGTGGGGCCACCTATGTGCCAATTTATCGTGGTCAGAAAGACGTCTCCTGTCCTTACTGTACTGCACGGTTTGTGCCAAGCCAGGAGGGGCAAATCTGTAATGTATGTGAGCTAGCTGTGATTGGAGCAGATGCATCGGGTTTGCTTTGTTCCCCATCTCAGGTAAGATGA
- the LOC110789561 gene encoding uncharacterized protein, which translates to MASSIAVATSPSCSTTISSSHNSLYSKHATSQTWKFGTIRFYKLMKQLPSPLLNQRRNLVCAVSQGGAEEAFKKTVEIDRLIDKLREANPKELPQLVVENVLAFNEGFWIRLAARTDTCKSEDDKKDYEELAATLMSTVDLLVHKTNKKIESATDVLKTILNHVVDEDQEISWPPRDPKALTLMEQELNQREKEGSLDEGFLSEVNAQLRQAKEDGDKPGLVAMLQKVLQLYACRMLSKRSYAKKGNEILKAEQFLENVIKAPESEWNMLLLNGLTIAKGDISPEEFYAVIKKRRERVLIRTEGGSYQQRVLTEYLKGIQSRFEEIVQALQGNP; encoded by the exons ATGGCTTCATCCATTGCAGTGGCAACCTCACCCTCATGCTCCACAACCATCTCGTCTTCCCATAACTCCCTTTATTCCAAG CATGCTACGAGTCAAACATGGAAGTTTGGAACAATCAGATTCTATAAGCTGATGAAGCAGCTCCCTTCTCCATTGTTGAATCAaag GAGAAATTTGGTCTGTGCAGTCAGTCAAGGGGGTGCTGAGGAGGCCTTCAAGAAGACTGTTGAAATTGATAGACTCATCGATAAATTAAGAGAAGCCAATCCGAAGGAA TTACCACAGCTCGTTGTTGAAAATGTTCTTGCTTTCAATGAGGGTTTCTGGATTCGTCTTGCTGCCAGAACTGACACATGCAAATCAGAGGATGATAAA AAAGATTACGAAGAATTGGCAGCAACTCTAATGAGCACAGTAGACCTTCTTGTTCACAAAACCAAT AAAAAAATTGAGTCAGCTACCGATGTTCTAAAAACAATCCTCAATCATGTGGTGGATGAAGATCAAGAGATTTCCTGGCCACCAAGAGACCCTAAAGCTCTCACTCTGATGGAACAG GAGTTAaatcaaagagagaaagaaggcTCTTTAGATGAAGGTTTCCTTTCAGAAGTCAATGCACAACTACGGCAA GCGAAAGAAGACGGGGACAAGCCAGGACTTGTGGCTATGCTACAAAAAGTTTTGCAACTCTATGCCTGCAGAATGCTTTCAAAACGTAGTTATGCAAAGAAAG GTAATGAAATCTTGAAGGCAGAGCAATTCCTTGAGAATGTTATCaaag CTCCTGAAAGTGAATGGAACATGCTGCTGCTTAATGGTTTAACCATTGCTAAAGGAGATATTTCACCAGAGGAATTTTATGCTGTGATTAAGAAACGAAGAGAACGAGTTTTGATTCGAACA GAAGGAGGATCATATCAGCAGCGTGTTCTTACTGAGTACCTTAAAGGCATACAGTCAAGATTCGAGGAAATTGTTCAGGCCCTCCAAGGAAACCCATAA
- the LOC110789562 gene encoding protein disulfide isomerase pTAC5, chloroplastic has translation MAVILSSNFYAITNHSHLHNHIRTSFQVACRNPTLSSPLLLHHHQRHGRLSACQASSNPNNYEAEEQRWLREEQRWLREEQRWLREEARWSIERQSLLLQIQHLQSELDNLRKIRPNSADFEVTTLTKMAALLKAKNFNPIIEFSDTKSNSELETSVLESPSDIASVSSTESENSVKKESLEKENSSSSSGSSWSTSLRVGSEGEEVRALQEALLNLGFYSGEEDMEFCSFSSDTESAVKTWQATIGVREDGIMTLELLDQLFADAPQQTQNPTSSTSPEKTDVPKDKANGAVTKVKEVQQTVVKKGPTNMDISENRVFLLGENRWEEPSRLNKGNDKLEGRVNPQSCTPNCLVCRGEGRLLCMECDGTGEPQVEEQFLDWVDGGTKCPYCEGRGYSVCDTCEGKGAA, from the exons ATGGCGGTAATATTATCTAGCAACTTCTACGCCATTACCAATCATTCTCATCTCCATAACCATATCCGAACAAGCTTTCAAGTTGCCTGCAGAAATCCCACCCTCtcttctcctcttcttcttcatcatcatcagcgTCATGGCAGATTGAGCGCATGCCAAGCATCATCAAACCCTAACAATTATGAAGCAGAAGAACAGCGATGGCTTCGCGAAGAGCAACGATGGCTACGAGAAGAACAGCGATGGCTTCGCGAAGAAGCTCGCTGGAGTATCGAACGCCAATCTCTGCTACTCCAAATCCAACACTTGCAGTCGGAGTTGGACAATCTTCGCAAAATTCGTCCCAATTCCGCCGATTTCGAGGTCACAACGTTAACGAAGATGGCGGCGCTTTTGAAAGCTAAGAATTTCAATCCGATTATTGAATTCTCTGATACTAAGTCGAATTCAGAGTTGGAAACGTCGGTTTTGGAATCTCCTTCTGATATTGCTTCTGTGAGTTCGACGGAAAGCGAGAACAGTGTGAAGAAGGAGTCATTGGAAAAGGAAAATTCGAGTTCGAGTTCTGGTTCGAGCTGGAGTACGAGTTTGAGAGTAGGATCAGAAGGAGAAGAGGTTCGCGCTTTGcag GAAGCGTTGCTGAATTTAGGGTTTTATTCAGGGGAGGAGGATATGGAGTTTTGTAGTTTCTCTAGTGATACTGAGAGTGCTGTTAAGACTTGGCAA GCTACAATAGGTGTTCGCGAGGATGGAATTATGACTCTCGAGCttcttgatcaattgtttgcTGATGCGCCTCAGCAAACTCAGAATCCAACTTCTTCCACATCACCAGAGAAGACTGATGTCCCAAAA GATAAAGCAAATGGAGCTGTTACCAAAGTCAAAGAAGTTCAGCAGACAGTGGTGAAGAAAGGGCCAACAAATATGGATATATCTGAAAATCGAGTATTTCTTCTTGGCGAAAATCGATGGGAGGAGCCTTCCAGGCTAAATAAAGGAAATGATAAATTGGAAGGCAGAGTCAACCCTCAATCTTGTACACCAAATTGCCTCGTTTGTCGAGGAGAGGGTCGTCTATTGTGTATGG AGTGTGATGGAACTGGGGAACCACAAGTTGAAGAACAG TTTTTGGATTGGGTGGATGGAGGAACAAAATGCCCATATTGTGAAGGCCGTGGATATTCTGTCTGCGATACATGTGAAGGGAAAGGTGCTGCCTAG
- the LOC110789570 gene encoding 40S ribosomal protein S5: MASEFIALASCCKEAEWLRDLLREVHDMALALALADYIGVMLKVQCPIVERLTNSLMMHGRNNGKKLMAVRIVKHVMEIIHLLTDLNPIQVVVDAIINSGPKEDATRIGSVGSVRRQAVDISPLRRVNQAIYLLTTGARESAFRNIKTIAECLAC; encoded by the exons ATGGCATCGGAGTTCATAGCATTAGCTTCATGTTGCAAGGAAGCGGAATGGCTAAGGGATTTGTTGAGAGAG GTTCATGACATGGCTTTGGCTTTGGCTTTGGCTGATTACATTGGAGTGATGCT GAAGGTTCAGTGCCCTATTGTTGAGAGGTTGACCAACTCTCTTATGATGCACGGACGCAACAATGGAAAGAAGCTTATGGCTGTTCGCATTGTGAAGCATGTCATGGAAATTATCCACCTTTTGACTGACTTGAACCCCATCCAAGTTGTTGTTGATGCCATCATCAACAG TGGACCAAAAGAAGATGCTACCAGAATTGGTTCTGTTGGTTCTGTGAGGCGTCAAGCTGTTGATATCTCACCACTTAGGCGTGTTAATCAGGCAATCTATCTTCTGACAACTGGAGCTCGTGAGAGTGCTTTCAGGAACATTAAGACCATTGCCGAGTGCCTAGCTTGCTGA